The following nucleotide sequence is from Primulina tabacum isolate GXHZ01 chromosome 2, ASM2559414v2, whole genome shotgun sequence.
ATGGAGTAGGAAGTGGTGTAATGACTGCTAGAGGCAGAAAAAATTATTCATGTATCAATGTTAGGCTACAACAAGGCTTTGCATTTAGCCCATATCTCATTGAGTTAATAATTAGATGACTAGATGAGTTAACCAAGGGTATACAAGACTGTATTTTATGGTGTTCAACATTTAGAATGGCATGGTATTAAATGATGAGTTATAGGTGTAGTCAATAAGGAGGTGGACTTATGAAGGTGCATACAGGAGACTGGTGTCGAAGTATGTAGGGCAAAGAATATTTGCATTGCTAATTTTGATTCAGTTGTTTCAGTAGGAAAGTTGGGGGAGAATTGATTTTAGATGGAGGGCAATCAATTGGATGTTTGTAATTTAGATATCATGGTTTAGTTTACAAATCTAAGGAAATTTGTTAAATCAATGGGAGTTTTACTTGACAGTAAAATTCctctaaaattaaaaaataagttCTATGGGTTGGTTCTTTGGCCAATTTTCTATTAGGTATCTGAGAGTgaatgatatgatggatgaatGAGTACAGAAGAATGGATCGATTTAGAGGTGAACATATAAAGAAAAATGTCCGAGTGTCTTCAATAATAAATCGTAACTGATAAGTAGGAAACTTTAGATGGTTTAGTAGATTCAATGTAGACAGTTTGATGTACCTTTGGGGAAGTGCGGTTGGATTCGAGTGTTAGACTCAAAATGAAAAGAGGAGGGCCCAAATAAAGTTGGCACAGAGATTTTTATcctgaataaaaatatttcgtAATAATTGAGTGctttatttgaaataaaacacaATGTATACGAGACATGCTTTTAGGATTTAGCAGAGTCTAACTGACTTGGACTCAAGACTTCTATGATGGTAATACGAGTTGATGAAAGATTGGGTTTATAAGATGGAAAGTGAGTCTGATGGCTCATTTTTTACGGAAACAAACTAGGAAGGAATAAGAAACTCACCAATTATGTACCTAAACAAGGATGTCACACAGTGATGTCATGGGGTGGTTGGACTTTAAATCGAATTATGGTCTgtgaaaaacaaaatttagGGAACTTCAtcagttttaaaaaatttaactttGGACATTTAACATACCTAGGCTGCTGTTACTAATTCAGTCATACTAAAAGCTACTTATACTTGGCTTGATTCTCATGGTGATTTTGAGAAACTGAGCCTTAAACTGACACAAATGACAATCTTGTTGAATTACAGGAGAGACTGTCACGTTTTGTCTCAAACAAAAGCACTTCTGAAGCATCCAAGTTCCTCGAGTATTGGGTTCCTTCCCAGATATCAAACCTTCAACTTGAGCTGTATTGTTCTACCCTTCTTTCTAACTCTATTCTTCTGCGCTCTTGTTCGAGGAATGATTCTGTTGGGGCCCTCCCAGATATTCTTCTAAATGTTCGAAAGGTTTGCTCACACATTCTCTCTAATTACAGAACTAcagtaaatatttgtttttgtaACAAGTGCATCTTTCATGAGTTGTATGATGTGTCCTGAATGAGAGTGTATTTTCATGTCAGTTGGAAGTCGTTGACCAGCTGTGGCTGCCGATACCTATTTTGGATTTGtgtaatagtttttgaaattttgtatATACGAAATGCATAATAAACTCTCATCTATATGccatgaaaataatttttccttCTAAACTAATTAGTTTTAATATGATTCACGTTTTTTAACAGTGTTGTGATCACCCTTACCTTGTGGACTCCTCCTTACAAGAACGTATGCTTGCTGAGAAATGCCCTGCTGCAGAGTTGTTGGACGTCGGCATAAAAGCAAGTGGAAAATTACAACTTCTTGACGCAATGCTCACAGAGAGCATGACTCAAGGGTTAAAAACACTGATACTTTATCAGGTCAAGCGAGAGATTCTTTTCGATTATATGCATGTGTTACTTGGTGACTCGATTGTATTCCTAGCTTTGTGAATTCTATGTTGTTTTGTTGAACAAGTTCATGTATCTATTTTCGTGATCTATGGCTCTTCTTGAATTCATTTACTATTTTGACAGTCAATACGTCGCTCTGGAGGGGCATCAATCGGAGACATATTGGATGATTTTCTGCGCCAAAAATATGGTCCAAATACTTATGAACGTGTTGATGCTAGGGTTACCCTTCCTAAGAAGCAAGCTGCTGTAAATcgattcaataaaaaggaaactGCGCAATTTGCTTTTCTGTTGGAAAACCGTGCTTGTTCTTCGACCATCAAACTTTTAGCAGTGGATATCATTGTCTTATACGACAGCGACTGGAATCCAGCAAATGATATTAGAGCGCTACAGAAGATATCAATTGATTCAAAAGCTGAACAGATGAAAGTTTTCAGGTTATATTCATCTTGTACTGTTGAAGAAAGAGCCCTAGTCCTTGCAAAGAAAAATCTGAAGCTTGATAATAATTTGCAAACTTTCAGTCGTAAAACTGGTGACTCTCTCCTCATGTGGGGTGCTTCATATCTGTTCAACCAATTAGATGATTATCATGCTTATGGTAACAATTttgattttatcatttcatCTGGGCAATCAGTTTTGAATGAAGTCACCCAGGAGTTTCAGGCCATACTTTCTGAAAGTTATAAAAATATTGGTCTGAGTGTGATTTCGGAAGTTCGGTTGAGTGCTGAAAACTATAGCATGAATATTCCGCTGCTTGGTGAGGCGAAAAATCAGTTGAAAGATGGAGAGGAGCCATACATTTTTTGGAAAAACCTGTTGGATAGAAAAGCTCCACCCTGGAGGCATTTCAGGAGTTCATATTCACGAAACCGGAAGAGAGTACAATACCTAAACGCATCACCAGAAGCTGAGAATGATAATGTTGCAAAGAGGCAAAAaagggttatccatgaaaactCGAATCCATCCTCAGTTCAATCTGAACTGGGAGAACATCGAGTCACTCAAGCTACCTGTTCTGCTGGAGGAGGTATTAAAATCCAGAGATACTCCCAGTTATTGCCTGATGAATTTTGTTTATCATAGCTGTCTTTACTTTGCTACATTCCTTGTCTTCATGGAAAAATCTGGTGTAATTTTGATATGTAGACAATTCTGATGCAGGGTCTTCAACTATCTTTACCTGTGACAAATCTAAGTCCTTTTGGACAGAAAGTGTTGCTTCCGACAGTTATCCAAATTGTAAGTATGGTCAGAGCTCTCATGGTCTTGAGGTTGACGTGGGCGACCCAGAAGACAGAAGTGTATTAATCGATGAGCAGAAGAATCTTTATGGTTTTCTAGAAGGAGACACTATAAAATTATGCCAAATTCTTAAACTCTCGGTATCAATcccttatttttctttttatgctTAAAAAGAAATATTGGTAGAGCATTAAACTGTCGGATTCAAAGTGCTGTAACTTGTGTTTCAACTGATAAATACAGTTCAAACTCTAAACAGAGATGCATGTGGAACTAAACAAAATCATCTCATTTATTTTCCATATTCTCATGTTTGCAGTCCCCTTACTGAGGTAAGCAGACATATGCTTCCTCTTAATGCAATtcatgttattattatttacaaGATACGAATTGGTTCAGTAATGGACTGCGGACTGTTGTCCGGTTTGTAAAACCGTCACTACACAAGCTTTGGTAGTCAGATTGTCATTCTAGAGCCCCTGCTCGAGAAATTTTTGAGACATTTTTTTCTCACCACCTGTGGGCTAAAACTTTTCTATTTCAAGTTTGAAGATTAAGTGTACCTTAGCTGACAACTGAGGCGGCAGGCAGGCATTTTAATTGATGTTGTTTGTGCTTTTCTTTATAAGAAAGGAAATTTATTTAGATGAAGATGTGGTGAAAAATCACGGACTGAAAAATATAGCCGGAAGACTTCATTCTTCCGTTTTGGAAGTTCCTAGAGGCAAGTTAAAACTGAATCACAAATAGGATGTTGGAGGCTTAATTCTTCTTCAGGGCTTGTGTTAGCATTCTCTATTTCTAAGATAAAGTTTgcatcattttatttatttttaacttgTAGGAAGTTTTATCACGAGGACTCCGTTTTGTGATTCTAGAAATGACAAGAGGATCCATCCTTTTCATATTGTAGAATTTTGAAGTGATAGCTATTGTCTGACTGAACCTTCAAACCTCAGTGATACCTTGTGCTTCCGAGATCACCTAATATCTAACAAGTCCACTTGGTTTCAAATGCAGGAAGTTGTCATGGATATGGTGAGAAGATTTCTTAAATATGTAATCAAGAATCATCAAGTCAGCACTGACTCGCCAGCATATATCCAGGCTTTACAAATATCTCTGGTCAGTTTGTTTTCCATGCATGACAAATTCTTAGACTAAATACACAAATACCTGCATCACAACATCGATCAACCTTGCATCTAGTTCTTTTACTTGTGCTATTTATATAAAAACGATTTTTTCTTGCTACTGGCGTGTTTGGTTGGATTCTTCTGATGTCATTATTCTCGTGCGCTAATCTTGGCTAGGATAACATTTTCTGTTAATGAACAGTGAGAAGTTTATATAGACATCTGATTTAGTCAAGAAATGTCATTGCTCGACATTGAAGTTTATTCAAGACATGAGCGTTCTATTGGTCAAAGCAGAAGCAATTTAGTTTATAGAAGTCAGTGAACTAGAACTCAAAGGAGAGATATAATACTCAGGATTATTATCATCCTTATTTCTTTGACCCATggtaaaattcaaaatttttgtaaTCTAGCATAAATTCTTCTCGTCTCACTTCTTTTCTGTTTTCCTtacttttcctttttccttttcgtTTCTATCTGTCTTGTTCTATGTTAATTGCCGCCTGACTTTTCTCTCATCCACCGTTGCTGCCAGAAGGTGCCGCCTCTCAAGCTGCCCTCGATTTCCCCCTTTTTCTTTGTTCTTTTGCATTTCTCATTCTTTCCTTTTCTTCTCCTATTTTTTTTACTACAATTTCCCCAGTTTCAAATATCCATCAAATATCTCTTTTCTACAATTAcctgctgttgctgctggcCACCGGCAATGCTCCATATTTTGACTGCCATCGGTTTCATTTCCTCGTAATCTGATTTTGGAACAATTTTGTCCTAGTCCCCTCTCTCATGTATTGCTGTTTGTTATCATCAATGAAAGCACACCTTGCACGGTTGTCgtttttaataaaagaaaatattttaatttttaaataacaaTCCATGGCCATGGGCTGGTATGAAAGCAACCAAATGTTAAGGTTTTGCAGACTTTTCTTTGCTGCTCAATCACCTGCTACTCTTGCACACCCTGTCAAATCTGATTCTACTTTTATGCTGCTAGTGTTGGATTGCAGCCTCAATTTTGAAACAAAAAGTTGATAAAAAGGATTCTCTCATGTCAGCTAAACAGCTTCTAGATTATCAATGTACTGAAGAACAAGTGACATCAGTTTATTCGAGATTGCGAACTCTAAAGAGGATCTATTTGCATTGTTCTGAGAACTTTGTTGAATCTGGCAACTTGTTAGTGGAAGAAGACATTAGAATGGAACCATCTCGTGTTGATGAAGAGCACGCTGAATGTCAGTTCCCTATACAAGATAAAATGGCAATGGAGTATAAAGTTGCTGAAAGTGGAATAGAAAGTAAGGATGGGAATGAGGTGGCACCATCTATGACATCTATTAGTGAACCATCTGAGGCAGTATGCTGTAGCGCTCCTATTGAAACTGTAAGTGATTTGGCAGATTCTGATATAGCAAGTGAAAAGTTGGTATTGTCTTTAGATAGATTATCATTGCTGCGGTTGAGAAGCCTAATCAATCAATGCACCCTTTTGATGATACTGATGAATGTTTGAAATGAATTGAACATCAATTTCCATGCCCCGTTTATTCTTTTCATAAAGTTTGCGTGGGATATACTCTAGAACTCAATTAACTGCGCTGCAAAAATAACTTGGATAGTCGTGATCAGGTACCAGGAGAACAAATTCCTCAAAATTTGATGTCTGCTGATCTACAACTAGAAAATCAAAGCAGTTTGCAGGTTGAGGTTTCAACCTCACAACTTGTTCATGCTGTGAACCCACTCCTGTCCAATCACGGAGCACCAGAAACTGAGAACCATGAGCAGCTGCATGCCGTATCTGTTGATTTAACTCTCAGTGGCAACCAAGTTCCTACTTTCGAAGTTGAACATCGAAATCATACCCGAGGAGCTAGCTCCTTTCCCACTGCTGAGGCTGGGGTGGGTGAATTGCTTTTACATGAACCTAGTTCTGAAAGTCGAGAAAGTTCACAATTACATGGTGATCACCTTGATCCATGCCCTGGGGCTAGAGTTCAAGAGCTTCCAAATCATGCTGCATTATATCTGGGAATTAATGCACCCCATCTTAACGGGCCTGGCCACCTTCATACCTATAGCACTCATCAGGTTACTACTTGTAATTCAACTCCAGATTTGTCCGCTGAACCACTTCAAATTGAACTAGAAAGGATGCAGGAAGAATCTCTAAAATTGGGGAAAAGCCACGAAGATGAGGTTGGTGTCCAAATTTTTTTCTTGTTCATATTCCACATGGTGTTTTAATGTTCATGGTATCACACTTTCTTTGTTTAAACAGATTTCACAGCTCAAATATAAATGTGAGATGGAGATACAGGAAATTATTACTAGAATACGCAATGATTATGATATGAAGCTTAAGaacactgaagcagaatatatgTTGAAAAAGAACGAACTTGGCAAGAATCAGGCCTTGGTTCTCATGAATAAAATGTTGGCCGAGGCTTTCAGATCCAAGTGTCTGGATCACAGGCCTTCTGGCCTCCTAGAAGTTCAACAAggtatattgattttttttaaccatttgagaAGTGCAAGTTCTTGCCATTTGTCGACTCAGTTATAATgctgtttttgttttgtttttgtgcaattaattattgtgcaataaataaatttatggaTTCTTTTAATAAAGCTTATGGGTGAATTACGTATATAGAAGTATTCCCAATACTATGCCCACTGGCTACCATTCGTTGCGGGCCTGACTCACCACTATTGTTAAATTAACTCTGGCTAAAATGTTGAACCGATGTGATTGCATTGCAGTTAGTCGTCTTTCGCTTCACAGACCATATAAGTTTGAGAAATTATTGCAGAAAATGATATACTTTCACCCAATCCTACTGATCTTTTACATTTCTGTGGTTTTATACCCACACACTTGCCATGATACACATTTTAATTGCAGGTAATCAAGAGAGTCTTCAGCAGAACCTTAGATCTGCTCCAACATCGTGTTCTGCAACTCCAGCTACGCAAGTTATGCAAGGCATGCGGCAGCTATCATTGCTGGAATCTATGGGACCTTCCCCTATCGCTAATCTAAATTCTATGGTTCCATCTGTTCAAAGTGCACCAGCTCTTTCCTCAAGTACCCCCTCTAGACCTCCAGTCATTGGTGCCATCACCCCTTCAGGTAATCCACATACTGGAGGGGAGAATCGTGCAATGGCTCCGCACCTGCAATTCTTCAGACCTCCTGCAGCCTCCTCTGGGCCCCTTGTCATTCCTCCAATTCCTCATCCTCCGCCCACAAGAATTATAAACTCTCAACCACCACTATCATTGGCGCAGCAGATGCAAGCAAGCCTTGTATCTCAAGTTAGACCTGATCAATAAATTGTTTTGCCAACTTTGAATGTGGATCTTTCTGCCCTGGAGTTGCCAAATAGTGGTGTTTGTTTATCGGACGATGAGTGACATTAATTTATTAGTAAGTATATAATGTATGTCTATTGGTTTCGTACAGTGCTACTACCTATAATTTGGTGGGTTTAATCGCTATTGccaaattaaattttaactTTGTGTGGTCTTGGTTGCTTAGAAGGTGAATGGTTAAAGTGGAGGAACTATGATCATAACAATATTTCAAGCTAGTTTGAATAATGGTCTATCTGTATTCAATATATAATCCATCTTTTGTGAACTAATGAAGTAATTTTGGATAACAAAATgagtaaattttgaaattatataaaatgctttaacattttaattaagtGCTAAACATGTTAAATATAATGGAATAGagatattcaaataaaatatttcgaatattattaaatcaaaatttgagaaaatatcaattttcacacctgttaaaaaaaacataaaacccCTTATAAAAAATAAACGATCGCGTagtgttttttaaatttaagtaaaAGAACTTGCAACTTCGTAATCatgcacatatatatatatatatatatatatatatatatatatatttatatatattcacCACTATTTGGACTCAAACTAAGAAACAAGGCACGTATTTAACTGAAACACCAAGACCCCAAGCTCAAACATTAGATCAGTAGTTGACCTCA
It contains:
- the LOC142525070 gene encoding uncharacterized protein LOC142525070 — its product is MPPSTPPVKRKSERSEKQGTPSPMRMSNRTNKNVSSSSSGSQQSAEGLGLLGQREKENCEQAMMESNKAKLDVDSHFMNENKMNARTFKGLFKRQRVMEIVVDVDVTPDKLNISTRVCADNPDRNGVKDSEKSNKVSEKLPENLLSINKDAPEPEGSTSLEITQTDAIHSETGEKFMGAKVVVSIPSSSTKCENQGLLGTCFLCSKIKRINCDSPKQELCSCSDVVNEDIGRSSSTREERLSRFVSNKSTSEASKFLEYWVPSQISNLQLELYCSTLLSNSILLRSCSRNDSVGALPDILLNVRKCCDHPYLVDSSLQERMLAEKCPAAELLDVGIKASGKLQLLDAMLTESMTQGLKTLILYQSIRRSGGASIGDILDDFLRQKYGPNTYERVDARVTLPKKQAAVNRFNKKETAQFAFLLENRACSSTIKLLAVDIIVLYDSDWNPANDIRALQKISIDSKAEQMKVFRLYSSCTVEERALVLAKKNLKLDNNLQTFSRKTGDSLLMWGASYLFNQLDDYHAYGNNFDFIISSGQSVLNEVTQEFQAILSESYKNIGLSVISEVRLSAENYSMNIPLLGEAKNQLKDGEEPYIFWKNLLDRKAPPWRHFRSSYSRNRKRVQYLNASPEAENDNVAKRQKRVIHENSNPSSVQSELGEHRVTQATCSAGGGSSTIFTCDKSKSFWTESVASDSYPNCKYGQSSHGLEVDVGDPEDRSVLIDEQKNLYGFLEGDTIKLCQILKLSEVVMDMVRRFLKYVIKNHQVSTDSPAYIQALQISLCWIAASILKQKVDKKDSLMSAKQLLDYQCTEEQVTSVYSRLRTLKRIYLHCSENFVESGNLLVEEDIRMEPSRVDEEHAECQFPIQDKMAMEYKVAESGIESKDGNEVAPSMTSISEPSEAVCCSAPIETVPGEQIPQNLMSADLQLENQSSLQVEVSTSQLVHAVNPLLSNHGAPETENHEQLHAVSVDLTLSGNQVPTFEVEHRNHTRGASSFPTAEAGVGELLLHEPSSESRESSQLHGDHLDPCPGARVQELPNHAALYLGINAPHLNGPGHLHTYSTHQVTTCNSTPDLSAEPLQIELERMQEESLKLGKSHEDEISQLKYKCEMEIQEIITRIRNDYDMKLKNTEAEYMLKKNELGKNQALVLMNKMLAEAFRSKCLDHRPSGLLEVQQGNQESLQQNLRSAPTSCSATPATQVMQGMRQLSLLESMGPSPIANLNSMVPSVQSAPALSSSTPSRPPVIGAITPSGNPHTGGENRAMAPHLQFFRPPAASSGPLVIPPIPHPPPTRIINSQPPLSLAQQMQASLVSQVRPDQ